A window of Rosa rugosa chromosome 7, drRosRugo1.1, whole genome shotgun sequence genomic DNA:
ttttcttttcttttctgtctaTTGTTTCTTTGTAGATGTGCTACTAAGAAAATATACGATTCAAGGATCATGTTATTACTGTTTATGCTTATTGTAGGATGAGTGGTGGTTGTATTTGTTTTCAAGGTGTTATAAATTGTTGATGCTCTTATAACTTGTATCTTATTAATACAGTTTTGTTCTGCCCTTAAACACAAAGTTAGCTACTGGGTTATACTCTGCCTTTGGATGCCAACTTTAGTAGCTTTTAATGGTCGTGGTTTATATATGCCTATTTACTATTCCAAGTTGAAGTATTTGCTCATGCTCTCCAGCAGTTGTGTGTAAATCATTTTGGTCAGTAGTATTGCGCCAAATCTTGGAGTTTACCATTTTTCACTTCCCTCAAACTCTCAAAGGATATAAAATCACAACAGTTTTTCATATACCATTCACAAACTCTGTTAGAGTTGTGTCGCTTCTACTTGTGATACCAAAAACTTAGCATCATATGTTGTTTTCCTCATGAGCGAACATCTCCAGATCTGGACAAGCATGATCCTTTGGCACGAGGCATTTCTGATACTTTCATTATGCAGGTTGTATCACTACCAAGGAGCTTGGGACGGTCATGAGGTCACTGGGCCAGAACCCGACCGAGGCTGAGCTCCAGGACATGATCAATGAAGTGGATGCTGATGGTAATGGGACCATCGATTTTCCTGAATTCTTAAACCTCATGGCAAGGAAGATGAAAGACACTGACTCTGAGGAGGAGTTGAAAGAAGCTTTTAGAGTTTTTGACAAGGATCAGAATGGTTTCATATCTGCTGCTGAGCTGCGTCATGTGATGACAAACCTTGGGGAGAAGCTCACTGATGAGGAAGTGGATGAGATGATTCGGGAGGCTGATGTTGATGGTGATGGACAGATAAATTATGAGGAGTTTGTCAAGGTGATGATGGCTAAGTGATAACTCACAGCAGACATTaagaaccaaaaagaaaagaaagaaagatggggGAATATGATTAAAACTAATATTATGGGATTCTTAGCTTCCTCAATTTATATGTTATCGTTTTTTCAATCAATCCTTAAACAA
This region includes:
- the LOC133720267 gene encoding calmodulin-7, with the protein product MADQLTDDQISEFKEAFSLFDKDGDGCITTKELGTVMRSLGQNPTEAELQDMINEVDADGNGTIDFPEFLNLMARKMKDTDSEEELKEAFRVFDKDQNGFISAAELRHVMTNLGEKLTDEEVDEMIREADVDGDGQINYEEFVKVMMAK